One genomic window of Sulfurovum lithotrophicum includes the following:
- the murC gene encoding UDP-N-acetylmuramate--L-alanine ligase, whose product MKIHFIGIGGIGLSALAKFLYNDGHKISGSDIRQTEITNDLAMNFDAKITIPHYADAVEGADRVIYSAAVRPNNPEYQRAKELGIELLSRKEVLKFILDDKEVYAVGGAHGKSTTSSMLASLIPESNALIGAISKEFGSNVRNFPNDKVVFEADESDESFLNSNPTLAIVTNVEPEHMEYYEYDEERFYNAYKNFLSLAKTCVINAEDEFLASLDMESIKLYPSRDISNIEFVLVNGEPHTRFELLDLGAFEVFGFGEHIALDAALAILAALKMGEGIEALRSRLRSYKGIKKRFDIVQNTENCVVIDDYGHHPTEIKVTMHSLKTYEALRGFTQLNVIWQPHKYSRTIDNLPAFVECFEGANELVILPIWSAGELEVDIDLKGAFSRYKLLMADSVTKEDGIVKVIKDGHVIREYSEGLVAAFGAGDITYQIRGEA is encoded by the coding sequence ATGAAAATACACTTTATAGGCATAGGCGGTATCGGTCTTTCTGCACTGGCAAAATTCCTATACAATGACGGCCATAAGATCTCCGGATCAGATATCAGGCAGACTGAGATTACCAATGATCTTGCAATGAATTTCGATGCGAAGATCACTATTCCTCATTATGCAGATGCTGTAGAAGGGGCAGACAGGGTCATTTACTCTGCAGCGGTACGTCCGAACAATCCGGAATACCAAAGAGCCAAAGAGTTGGGAATAGAACTGCTTTCCCGTAAAGAGGTACTGAAGTTCATTCTGGATGACAAAGAGGTCTATGCCGTAGGCGGTGCGCATGGGAAAAGTACCACATCCTCTATGCTGGCATCGCTCATCCCGGAGTCCAATGCCCTCATAGGAGCGATCTCAAAAGAGTTCGGTTCCAACGTGCGTAACTTCCCAAACGACAAAGTGGTCTTTGAGGCGGACGAGAGTGACGAGAGCTTTCTGAACTCCAATCCGACTTTGGCTATCGTGACCAATGTGGAACCGGAGCATATGGAGTATTACGAGTATGATGAAGAACGTTTTTACAATGCCTATAAAAATTTCCTCTCATTGGCGAAAACATGTGTCATCAATGCCGAAGATGAATTTCTTGCTTCACTCGATATGGAGAGTATCAAGCTCTATCCTTCCAGAGATATCAGCAACATAGAGTTTGTACTGGTCAACGGTGAACCGCATACACGATTTGAACTGCTGGATCTTGGAGCCTTTGAAGTCTTCGGTTTTGGGGAACATATTGCTCTGGATGCGGCTTTGGCGATTCTGGCTGCGCTGAAAATGGGTGAAGGTATCGAAGCACTGCGCAGCCGTCTTCGCAGCTACAAAGGGATCAAAAAACGGTTTGATATTGTACAGAATACAGAGAACTGTGTGGTCATTGATGACTATGGGCATCATCCTACGGAGATCAAAGTGACCATGCACTCTCTCAAGACCTATGAGGCACTGCGCGGCTTTACGCAGCTCAACGTGATCTGGCAGCCGCATAAGTACTCAAGGACCATTGACAACCTTCCTGCTTTTGTAGAGTGCTTCGAGGGTGCAAATGAACTGGTCATTCTGCCTATCTGGTCTGCGGGAGAACTGGAAGTGGACATTGACCTGAAAGGAGCGTTCAGCCGTTACAAACTGCTGATGGCAGATTCAGTGACCAAAGAAGACGGTATCGTCAAGGTTATCAAGGACGGGCATGTCATTCGTGAGTACAGTGAAGGGCTTGTTGCTGCATTCGGTGCGGGAGATATCACCTATCAGATACGCGGTGAAGCGTAA
- the ovoA gene encoding 5-histidylcysteine sulfoxide synthase: protein MELVIQMPALTGDDSELKRSEIKHYFQYCFKRYESLFKTVAKEEAYFIKADPLRHPIIFYYGHTATFFINKLKLAKIIDKRIDAELESIFAVGVDEMSWDDLNEQHYNWPTLSHTQAYREEVYTLVSKLIDTLPLTLPITQDSPWWVILMGVEHENIHLETSSVLIRQLPLTMLQETELWNTCEASGEAPENELLDVAGGRVLLGKGKNADYFGWDNEYGHHEADVPAFKVSRYLVSHAEYLEFVKTGGYENDTFWGEEGIAWRSYTGAKHPLFWIEDESQTSGYRLRTMLSEIPLPMNWPVEVNCLEAEAFCRWLGKKEKKLISLPTEDEYMRLRSVADVPGYTEWSLGTEVPGNIDLRITASSVPVDRYAHNGFYDVVGNVWQWSRTPIYPFEGFAVHPVYDDFTVPTFDGKHNLIKGGSWISCGNLALETSRYAFRRHFYQHAGFRYVESSYDEKVTTNPYTTDSIISQYCHFGWAENRLGVENYPAKCASLIAEYMKEKPKRRAFDIGCAIGRSTFELARHFDEVIGVDFSARFIQEAQKLKESGTLRYVMPTEGELESFHEVSLAQLGLEKERQKVVFWQADACNLKPLFDNFDLIFAGNLLDRLYDPKKFLDSIAPRLNEGGLFVLTSPYTWQEESTPKEKWIGGCKRDGESVSTFEGLTEILEKDFRLIDRRDVPFVIQETARKHQHTIAEMTVWEKQ from the coding sequence ATGGAACTTGTAATTCAGATGCCGGCACTTACAGGGGATGACAGTGAGCTGAAACGCTCTGAGATCAAACACTATTTTCAATACTGCTTTAAACGGTACGAATCACTTTTTAAAACTGTAGCCAAAGAAGAGGCTTACTTCATCAAGGCGGATCCTCTCCGCCACCCAATCATTTTTTATTACGGCCATACCGCTACATTTTTCATCAACAAACTCAAACTTGCCAAGATCATTGACAAACGCATCGATGCTGAACTGGAATCCATCTTCGCGGTCGGAGTGGATGAAATGAGCTGGGACGACCTCAACGAACAACACTACAACTGGCCGACCCTTTCACATACACAGGCATACAGGGAGGAGGTCTATACTCTGGTTTCCAAACTTATCGACACCCTTCCTCTGACACTGCCCATTACACAGGATTCGCCCTGGTGGGTGATTCTGATGGGGGTCGAGCATGAGAATATCCATCTTGAGACCTCTTCCGTTCTGATACGTCAGCTTCCTCTTACAATGCTGCAGGAAACAGAACTTTGGAATACTTGTGAAGCATCCGGTGAAGCACCGGAGAATGAGTTGCTTGATGTAGCAGGCGGCAGGGTGCTTCTGGGTAAAGGAAAAAATGCCGACTATTTCGGATGGGACAATGAATACGGCCACCATGAGGCGGATGTCCCCGCATTCAAAGTTTCCAGGTATCTTGTTTCCCATGCCGAGTATCTGGAGTTCGTAAAGACCGGTGGCTATGAGAATGATACTTTCTGGGGTGAAGAGGGTATTGCCTGGAGAAGCTATACCGGAGCAAAGCATCCTCTCTTCTGGATAGAAGACGAGAGCCAGACAAGCGGTTACCGTTTGCGTACCATGCTCTCGGAGATCCCTCTGCCAATGAACTGGCCGGTGGAGGTGAACTGTCTGGAAGCGGAAGCCTTTTGCCGCTGGCTGGGCAAAAAAGAGAAGAAGCTGATCTCCCTGCCAACAGAAGATGAATACATGCGTCTGAGAAGTGTTGCAGACGTACCAGGATATACCGAATGGTCTTTGGGGACAGAGGTGCCGGGGAACATAGACCTGAGAATTACCGCCTCTTCCGTACCGGTCGACCGGTATGCGCATAACGGATTTTATGATGTTGTCGGGAATGTATGGCAGTGGAGCCGTACACCGATCTATCCTTTTGAAGGTTTTGCAGTGCATCCGGTCTATGATGATTTTACGGTACCGACTTTTGACGGGAAACACAATCTCATCAAAGGCGGTTCGTGGATCAGCTGCGGCAATTTGGCGCTTGAAACGAGCCGATATGCTTTCAGGCGGCATTTCTATCAGCATGCAGGATTTCGCTATGTTGAGAGCAGTTATGATGAGAAAGTGACGACCAATCCCTACACAACGGACAGTATCATCTCCCAATACTGCCATTTCGGCTGGGCTGAGAACAGGTTGGGAGTGGAGAACTATCCTGCCAAATGTGCTTCTCTGATTGCTGAATATATGAAAGAGAAACCAAAACGGCGGGCTTTTGATATCGGTTGTGCTATCGGAAGAAGCACCTTTGAACTGGCACGTCACTTCGATGAGGTGATAGGGGTGGATTTCTCCGCGAGGTTTATACAGGAGGCTCAGAAGCTCAAGGAAAGCGGCACGCTTCGCTATGTGATGCCTACAGAAGGTGAACTGGAGTCCTTCCATGAAGTCTCTTTGGCACAGCTTGGTCTGGAGAAGGAACGGCAGAAGGTCGTTTTCTGGCAGGCGGATGCCTGTAATCTTAAACCACTCTTTGATAACTTCGATCTGATCTTTGCAGGGAACCTGCTGGACAGGCTGTATGATCCGAAAAAATTCCTGGATTCCATTGCCCCGCGATTAAATGAAGGCGGTCTCTTCGTTCTGACCTCCCCCTACACCTGGCAGGAGGAGTCCACGCCCAAAGAGAAATGGATAGGCGGCTGTAAAAGAGACGGGGAGAGTGTGAGTACCTTCGAGGGACTTACGGAGATATTGGAAAAAGATTTCAGACTGATAGACAGAAGGGATGTTCCCTTTGTCATACAGGAGACCGCAAGAAAACATCAACACACTATTGCAGAAATGACTGTTTGGGAAAAGCAATGA
- the dacB gene encoding D-alanyl-D-alanine carboxypeptidase/D-alanyl-D-alanine endopeptidase: MRRRFHAFEHCDIQKSSAGSDAEIRKSLQGKEVSGMKRSIVWFFALTMYIYALPSGINQIIGKSGIPKKDISIYIKEAGSSKRVVASLNADRSRTPASVVKVLSTYAAVLKLGFNYRWPTKFYRRGKIKDGVLYGDLLVKGFGDPTLSNKDLPTIVEHIKAKGIQKITGNIVIDRSYFKVGTKDNSGFDQHTYSPYNAMPDAMMFNERVSTICITPKKNVVTKEIPDASYRVVNKLKPVNKPCRGRYSWPSFKVDKKQNPTTVLLKGPISKRCGTRKLCQVITKPYKSFYYALKDALQKSNVLVQGGFRLNKIPKDAKELFTHTSRPLEKIISKTAKKSNNLYARHILLLLGAKLYGAPATLSKGRQAVEYILKSRGALKSGPLHIDNGCGLSRSSRLTAKLLADILDDAYRRYGQRWMNTLSIAGVDGTIKRRFRGTIVRKRAWMKTGTLKRVKNIAGYVKSRNGRVYTAVILVNTTKGRWKAAQLQNNIIKWLVSYKGRGVYTAKTEPKSMPLPDKTGQKKPSPQAKSVRYSIQAGSFSKPPNDYYLSNISKLGLTYRIKKEDGYKVFIGSYTGKDTAEEVLKKVREKISSGAFLVEEKNAAGRKSATLY, from the coding sequence ATGCGGAGACGGTTTCATGCGTTTGAACATTGCGACATCCAGAAAAGTTCTGCAGGAAGCGATGCAGAGATTAGAAAAAGCCTACAGGGAAAAGAAGTGAGTGGAATGAAGAGAAGTATCGTATGGTTCTTTGCCCTGACAATGTATATCTATGCCTTGCCTTCCGGGATAAACCAGATCATAGGCAAATCGGGAATACCGAAAAAAGATATCAGTATCTATATCAAAGAAGCAGGGAGCAGCAAACGTGTGGTCGCTTCACTCAATGCCGACAGATCACGTACACCGGCATCTGTGGTTAAAGTTCTATCTACCTATGCAGCTGTACTGAAGCTTGGTTTCAACTATCGCTGGCCCACGAAATTCTACCGCCGGGGAAAGATCAAAGACGGAGTGCTCTACGGCGATCTTCTCGTCAAAGGCTTTGGTGACCCAACGCTCTCAAACAAAGACCTGCCAACAATCGTTGAGCATATCAAAGCCAAAGGTATACAGAAGATCACCGGCAATATCGTCATTGACCGGAGCTACTTCAAAGTAGGGACCAAAGACAATTCCGGTTTCGACCAGCATACCTACAGCCCCTACAATGCAATGCCTGATGCCATGATGTTCAATGAGCGGGTCAGTACCATCTGTATCACACCCAAAAAAAATGTAGTGACAAAAGAAATTCCGGATGCAAGCTACAGAGTGGTGAATAAGCTCAAGCCAGTCAACAAACCCTGCAGGGGACGCTACTCCTGGCCTTCATTCAAAGTGGATAAGAAACAAAATCCTACGACTGTATTGCTGAAGGGACCTATCTCAAAGCGCTGCGGTACACGCAAGCTTTGCCAGGTCATTACCAAACCCTACAAATCGTTCTATTATGCACTGAAAGATGCTTTGCAGAAATCAAATGTTTTGGTACAAGGTGGTTTCCGGCTCAACAAAATCCCCAAAGATGCCAAAGAGCTCTTTACGCACACCTCCAGACCGCTGGAAAAGATCATTTCAAAAACGGCGAAAAAATCCAACAATCTCTATGCACGGCATATTTTACTTCTGCTGGGTGCCAAGCTGTACGGCGCACCTGCGACACTTTCAAAAGGCAGGCAGGCAGTGGAGTACATTCTCAAAAGCAGGGGAGCGCTCAAGAGCGGTCCTCTGCATATTGATAACGGGTGCGGGCTTTCAAGGTCGTCAAGACTCACGGCAAAACTGCTGGCAGATATACTGGATGATGCTTACAGAAGGTATGGACAGAGATGGATGAACACACTCTCCATCGCCGGAGTGGATGGCACGATCAAAAGACGTTTTCGCGGGACCATTGTACGTAAGCGTGCCTGGATGAAGACAGGGACATTGAAACGTGTGAAGAACATTGCCGGCTATGTCAAAAGCAGAAACGGCAGAGTCTATACAGCAGTGATCCTGGTTAATACCACGAAAGGCAGATGGAAAGCGGCACAGCTGCAGAATAATATCATCAAATGGCTGGTGAGCTACAAGGGACGGGGTGTCTATACGGCAAAAACAGAACCAAAAAGTATGCCACTGCCTGATAAAACAGGACAAAAAAAACCTTCTCCCCAGGCAAAGAGTGTACGTTACAGTATCCAGGCAGGCTCCTTTTCAAAACCGCCTAACGACTACTACCTTTCCAACATATCAAAGCTGGGACTGACATACAGGATAAAGAAAGAGGATGGCTACAAAGTCTTTATCGGCAGCTACACGGGCAAGGATACCGCGGAAGAAGTGCTGAAGAAGGTCAGAGAGAAGATCTCTTCGGGTGCATTTCTTGTGGAAGAGAAGAATGCGGCAGGCCGTAAATCGGCAACGCTTTACTAA
- a CDS encoding succinyldiaminopimelate transaminase, with the protein MNFETYPFEKLNQLLENVTPNNDFAPLSLTIGEPQFATPQFILDALCDNASLLNKYPKTAGEAVLREGMLTYLQKRFGLSLDNTQIIPTFGTREVLFNFPQFLLHDAERALMVFPNPFYQIYEGAAKASRGDVVYLNLNKDNGFQPEVDEFMLAEANLVILNSPNNPTSSVMDMEEMKKWVKLALKHEFVLLNDECYADLYLNDPVPSLLNASIEAGNEDFRNILVINSISKRSSAPGLRSGFIAGDAEILKAYMVYRTYVGCASPLPLQEAAAVAWADQEHVEGFRQKYRKNFEIAKEVLGVEAPEATFYIWLEVDDEIDFTVKLYEKYNLKVLPGSFLGREGEGKGYVRLALVYEADKTREALERIAVLNEELKNKG; encoded by the coding sequence ATGAACTTCGAAACCTATCCCTTTGAAAAACTCAACCAACTTCTTGAGAACGTAACGCCAAACAATGATTTTGCACCATTGAGCCTGACCATAGGTGAACCGCAGTTTGCAACGCCGCAGTTTATTTTGGATGCGCTCTGTGACAATGCATCGCTGCTGAACAAGTACCCCAAAACTGCAGGCGAAGCAGTTCTGCGCGAAGGGATGCTGACCTATCTGCAAAAGCGTTTTGGCTTGAGTCTGGACAACACACAGATCATTCCGACTTTCGGTACCCGTGAAGTACTTTTCAATTTTCCGCAGTTCCTGCTGCATGATGCCGAGAGAGCCCTGATGGTCTTTCCCAATCCTTTCTACCAGATCTACGAGGGAGCGGCAAAAGCGAGCAGGGGAGATGTGGTCTATCTGAACCTGAACAAAGACAACGGTTTTCAGCCGGAGGTGGATGAGTTTATGCTGGCCGAGGCGAATCTGGTCATTCTCAACTCTCCGAACAACCCGACCAGTTCGGTCATGGATATGGAGGAGATGAAAAAGTGGGTCAAACTCGCTCTTAAACATGAATTCGTTCTGCTCAATGATGAATGTTATGCCGATCTTTACCTCAATGACCCCGTACCTTCCCTGCTCAATGCCAGCATCGAAGCGGGCAATGAGGATTTCAGGAATATCCTGGTGATCAACTCCATTTCGAAACGCTCTTCCGCACCGGGTCTTAGAAGCGGCTTTATTGCGGGAGATGCAGAAATACTCAAAGCCTATATGGTGTACCGCACCTATGTGGGGTGCGCTTCTCCCTTGCCGTTGCAGGAGGCTGCTGCGGTAGCATGGGCCGACCAGGAACATGTGGAGGGATTCAGACAGAAATACAGAAAGAATTTTGAGATCGCCAAAGAGGTCCTGGGTGTGGAAGCACCCGAGGCCACCTTCTACATCTGGCTTGAAGTTGATGATGAGATAGATTTTACCGTCAAACTCTATGAAAAGTACAATCTCAAAGTGCTCCCCGGATCGTTCCTTGGACGTGAAGGAGAAGGCAAAGGCTATGTCAGGCTGGCGCTTGTCTATGAAGCGGATAAAACAAGAGAAGCGTTGGAGCGTATTGCAGTCTTGAACGAGGAATTAAAAAATAAAGGATAA
- a CDS encoding DUF6394 family protein, whose amino-acid sequence MQWGKVFYIFFTLMSLTTSAAFLYENSTVALFIAGSVNVVSTILKIGVRNILSAELLAGSLVADLHLIPAFFALQFYDNDRIAVGLVIGAVIANLYTIFVSMIESAKEKADF is encoded by the coding sequence ATGCAATGGGGTAAGGTTTTTTATATCTTTTTTACGTTGATGTCACTGACGACATCGGCGGCGTTCTTGTACGAGAATTCAACGGTAGCACTCTTTATCGCCGGGTCGGTAAATGTGGTTTCAACCATTCTGAAGATCGGAGTGCGGAACATCCTCTCAGCGGAACTTCTTGCCGGTTCGCTGGTCGCTGACCTTCACCTGATACCGGCATTTTTCGCACTGCAGTTTTATGATAACGACAGGATCGCTGTTGGCCTGGTCATTGGTGCGGTAATTGCCAACCTCTATACGATATTCGTTTCCATGATCGAGAGTGCGAAAGAGAAAGCCGATTTTTAA
- the secF gene encoding protein translocase subunit SecF — protein sequence MELFRLKKPLSLMSQSKRFGILSVVVVILSLGLIFTKGFNYGIDFAGGTLVQVKYEGKAPIEKVRKAISVDKNYEGASVTYFGSDDEVVIRTKMSSKALGEDISDKMTQLLKDTGKFEVRRVDMVGAKVGSELREKGIMSMFLAILGILIYVSFRFEWRFAVASVMALVHDVTIAMGAVVLFGIEVNLDTLAALLTILGYSLNDTIIVFDRIREGIRTIKKPELASIIDESVTQTLSRTTLTSLTTFFVVLTLFLFGGEIIRGFSFTLLVGVVVGTYSSIFVASPILMWLGFDVSSFREKEAEKLKREKEKEKMRQMYEGGTL from the coding sequence ATGGAACTGTTCAGACTGAAAAAACCGCTCTCTTTGATGAGCCAAAGCAAACGTTTCGGTATTCTCTCCGTTGTGGTGGTGATCCTCTCTCTGGGGCTGATCTTCACCAAAGGATTCAACTACGGGATCGATTTTGCGGGTGGTACGCTCGTTCAGGTTAAATATGAGGGCAAAGCCCCCATAGAAAAAGTACGTAAAGCTATCAGTGTAGACAAAAACTATGAAGGTGCGAGTGTGACCTACTTCGGAAGTGATGATGAAGTCGTTATCCGCACAAAGATGAGTTCAAAAGCACTGGGTGAAGACATCAGTGACAAGATGACGCAGCTGTTGAAAGATACAGGGAAGTTCGAAGTGAGACGGGTAGACATGGTCGGTGCCAAAGTCGGTTCCGAGCTTCGTGAAAAAGGGATCATGTCGATGTTCCTTGCGATCCTCGGTATTCTCATCTATGTCTCTTTCCGGTTCGAGTGGCGATTTGCCGTTGCTTCGGTCATGGCTCTGGTACACGATGTCACCATTGCCATGGGTGCGGTAGTACTTTTCGGTATCGAGGTGAACCTAGATACGCTTGCAGCGCTTTTGACCATTCTGGGGTATTCCCTGAACGATACGATCATTGTTTTCGACCGAATCCGTGAAGGGATCAGAACGATCAAAAAACCGGAACTGGCATCGATCATTGATGAGTCGGTTACGCAGACCCTCTCAAGAACGACACTGACTTCATTAACGACGTTCTTTGTTGTGCTGACCCTCTTCCTTTTCGGCGGAGAGATCATCAGAGGTTTCAGTTTCACGCTGCTTGTAGGTGTCGTCGTCGGTACCTACTCTTCGATCTTCGTGGCTTCCCCGATCCTGATGTGGCTTGGCTTTGATGTATCAAGCTTCAGGGAGAAAGAGGCGGAAAAGCTCAAGAGAGAGAAAGAGAAAGAGAAGATGCGCCAGATGTATGAAGGCGGAACACTTTAG
- a CDS encoding MalY/PatB family protein, with product MMFEAVDRSGTYATKYDDAVRKFGTDDLLPMWVADMDLASPVCVQDALIKRAKHPLYGYTVYPERYYDAIESWYAKRYGWQIEREWIVPCYGVVPSMNFAIEAYTEKGDGILVQTPIYPPFVSSVKHRKRKVLENVLLYQDEKYMIDFADFETKAKEAKLFLLCSPHNPTGRAWDRLELEQIIKLCVENNVTIVSDEIHADMVFRKEHHVLGSFEKAQKHCVILNAPSKTFNVAGLNTSFSVIPNARLRRAYRLEQDKSGITNGNPFGIEALMSAYEKGEVWLEALKEYLLGNIYFVKTYLEEHRIPIIPVETEATFLMWLDCRAMGMTHENLVQFFIQKAKLGLNDGKSFGECGDGFMRLNIATSRKVLQEAMQRLEKAYREKK from the coding sequence ATGATGTTTGAAGCCGTAGATAGAAGCGGTACCTACGCGACCAAGTATGATGATGCCGTCAGGAAATTTGGCACTGATGATCTTCTGCCCATGTGGGTGGCCGATATGGACCTGGCTTCCCCTGTCTGTGTGCAGGATGCACTGATCAAAAGGGCAAAGCATCCTCTTTACGGCTATACGGTCTATCCGGAACGCTATTATGACGCAATAGAATCCTGGTATGCCAAAAGGTACGGCTGGCAGATAGAGAGAGAATGGATCGTACCCTGTTACGGGGTCGTTCCCTCTATGAATTTTGCCATTGAAGCCTATACGGAAAAAGGGGACGGCATACTCGTCCAGACACCGATCTACCCGCCTTTTGTCTCCTCGGTCAAGCACAGAAAACGCAAAGTGCTTGAGAATGTTTTGCTCTATCAAGATGAAAAATATATGATCGACTTTGCCGATTTTGAAACCAAAGCGAAAGAGGCGAAACTTTTTCTGCTCTGCTCTCCGCACAATCCTACAGGACGAGCATGGGACAGGTTGGAACTTGAACAGATCATCAAACTTTGCGTTGAGAATAATGTAACGATCGTCTCCGATGAGATCCATGCCGATATGGTGTTCCGAAAAGAGCATCATGTCTTAGGCAGTTTTGAAAAGGCCCAAAAACACTGTGTGATACTCAACGCACCATCAAAAACCTTCAATGTGGCAGGACTGAACACTTCCTTTTCCGTCATCCCCAATGCCCGTCTGCGCAGAGCCTACAGACTCGAGCAGGACAAATCGGGTATCACCAATGGAAACCCTTTCGGTATTGAAGCGCTGATGAGTGCTTATGAAAAGGGTGAGGTGTGGCTTGAGGCTTTAAAAGAATATTTGCTGGGGAATATTTATTTTGTGAAAACCTATTTGGAAGAACACCGGATTCCCATCATTCCGGTAGAGACCGAAGCGACCTTTCTGATGTGGCTTGACTGCCGTGCGATGGGAATGACTCATGAAAATCTGGTACAATTTTTCATTCAGAAAGCCAAACTCGGTCTTAATGACGGAAAGAGTTTCGGAGAATGCGGAGACGGTTTCATGCGTTTGAACATTGCGACATCCAGAAAAGTTCTGCAGGAAGCGATGCAGAGATTAGAAAAAGCCTACAGGGAAAAGAAGTGA
- a CDS encoding adenylate kinase produces MPKKLILIIGAPGAGKSTQAEMLAQKYPEKITSYSTGELLKQETQSGSAVGRIISDYFYKGHLVPSSIIIDVVLDAIKAAPTDVVVIEGFPRKEKQVKLFGDVLFSHKDIELVNVIELSVSDIAGKERFTGSEEIYENELQAYKETIAEVEKYYKEHDLLKVVDAEAPLDETFRQIEVIIQDKI; encoded by the coding sequence ATGCCAAAAAAACTCATATTGATCATCGGTGCGCCCGGAGCGGGAAAATCCACCCAAGCAGAAATGCTTGCCCAGAAATATCCTGAGAAGATCACAAGTTACTCTACAGGTGAACTGTTGAAACAAGAGACCCAGAGCGGTTCAGCTGTCGGAAGGATCATCAGTGATTATTTCTATAAAGGTCATCTCGTACCTTCTTCCATCATCATTGATGTCGTACTTGATGCTATCAAAGCGGCACCGACCGATGTCGTGGTCATAGAAGGGTTCCCCAGAAAAGAGAAGCAGGTAAAACTCTTTGGAGATGTACTCTTTTCCCATAAAGATATCGAACTTGTCAATGTGATCGAGCTCTCAGTGAGTGACATTGCAGGAAAAGAAAGATTTACCGGTTCTGAAGAGATCTATGAAAATGAACTGCAGGCATACAAAGAGACTATTGCCGAAGTAGAGAAATACTATAAAGAACATGACCTTCTCAAAGTGGTTGACGCAGAAGCTCCGCTTGACGAGACCTTCAGGCAGATCGAAGTGATCATCCAGGATAAGATCTAA
- a CDS encoding fumarate reductase cytochrome b subunit — translation MLNREYTTELLTGKDSGKRKSRMPARIDFLQSVSGLFLALFIMFHLLFESSILLGKEAMYRLTKLFEGEPFIEGGEPLIISALAVIIFSLFVVHAGVALRKFPSSYHEYRRYIEHKALLAHNDTNLWYIQITTGFIMFFLGSIHLYMMMTQPENIGPYASSDRIYSDLMWPMYLVLLISVVLHGGIGMYRLIIKWGWFDGKDPRANRRKSRAIIKLLVGVYLLLGLASLGTYMKIGYEHQNDYGKRYVEQKK, via the coding sequence ATGTTGAACCGGGAATATACTACGGAACTCCTGACAGGGAAGGACAGTGGCAAACGAAAAAGCAGAATGCCTGCAAGGATCGATTTTCTGCAAAGTGTTTCAGGGCTCTTTCTGGCACTGTTCATTATGTTTCATCTCCTGTTCGAATCTTCCATCCTTCTGGGGAAAGAGGCAATGTACAGGCTGACCAAACTCTTCGAAGGAGAACCCTTTATCGAAGGGGGAGAACCGCTGATCATTTCTGCACTGGCAGTGATCATCTTTTCACTCTTTGTCGTGCATGCGGGTGTGGCTTTGCGCAAATTCCCCTCTTCTTATCATGAGTATCGCCGCTACATAGAGCATAAAGCACTCCTTGCCCATAATGATACGAATCTTTGGTACATACAGATCACGACGGGGTTTATCATGTTCTTTCTGGGCTCCATTCACCTCTATATGATGATGACGCAGCCGGAGAACATAGGACCCTACGCTTCGTCGGACAGAATTTACAGTGACCTGATGTGGCCGATGTATCTGGTGCTGCTTATCTCAGTCGTGCTGCACGGGGGTATCGGTATGTACCGCCTTATCATTAAATGGGGGTGGTTCGACGGGAAAGATCCGCGGGCCAACAGAAGAAAAAGCCGGGCGATTATCAAGCTTCTTGTCGGAGTCTACCTGCTTCTAGGCCTGGCTTCTTTGGGAACCTACATGAAGATAGGTTACGAACATCAGAATGATTACGGAAAAAGATATGTGGAGCAGAAAAAATGA